TATATTCTCCTTTGGACCATCTttaccctacacttgttgaccATCTGAACTTTTACTTGAGTATTTGTTCCATCAGACATCCCCTCTGGATTTCTATGAATTGTGGTAGCTAAGGTAGTattgttcagaggtcttctccacataaatgtggccagaaaagtagctgtagtgcatttaatgcggtaaTGATAGCtctcccttagatatttttaggtttctttcctttttgtatGTTCATGAAGTATGTCTCTATCATTGGAGTTTCTTGGAGGATTACACTAACAGATGGAGTACATATTATGAACTACATTCATCATTTctgaggaggaattcctcctcggacaacctCTTATTTGTTCCCCAtctttgagactttaattgggAACGTTTAACAACTATTtgctcctcctcggacaaggcccaaTATACTATTTTGGGCCCTTGCCCCTACAATAacattttgcaatttttttaaaagctcaAATAGGACTTTGATATATTCTATTGCTTTCAAATCAGTTTGGTAGACCAAAGTTTTGCAAGAGTTTAATATGCAGGGAACAAATTCTATgccaaaacccaataaaattggataaagtAGTCGTGTATCAAATTTTACCGAAGCAAGAAAATTGGAGATAAAACTTTAATTTCTCATTTATTGATAATTATACACAAACTTTAATTTCTCATTTATTAGAAAACTAACCACCAATCACATTCACCAATAGAGTGTTCAGCCAACCCACCAATccaccaaaatcaacccaatcTAACCTAACTTGTTTGGTTGGGTTGTGTCGATTTTTTTGGAGTTGATGGGTTGGGttgtcaaaagttttttttatagcGGGTTGGGGCGGGTGTGCGCATGTCAGTAGATTCACAAATCAATTTAACATAACCCAGCCCAcctatatttaaaatatatattgtgtaGGTTTATTATTTACTCTTTTGGTTTGCTGTTGTTTGTATTGGTTTGATGCACTAATCAAATAGTTTGTATTGGTTTAATACTATGCTGaagtttaattaataaatatattctataaaaaaattaataaatatattttattagtgcattttaaattaaattacgttaaaacttaaattaactaaaaattaataaagagatgagttattgtggaatttgttaaagaaaaagttaacaTGCATGtaagttaaattaaattaattaagagGAGTTatctaaactaataaataacaCGTAGGTTATGAGAAGAATTGAAagactatatatatagctaTGCTATGGATTAAATTTAGATCAAGAGTGAATGAAGAGAAACAGTTAAAGCAAAGAGCATTAATTGTGTGAGAATGAGTGAATTCAATAATACTCCTAATTCCTAAATACTTGAGAGATTTCGGGTCAAAGATAGGTGTTTCTTTTGGTGGAGTTTTGAACTCAACCACTTATACAAAGTTAGTCCAAGTTACACAACGAACTATTGGACTGTTGTATTCTATAGAAGACAAGTCAAAAGTGAATTTCTGTTGTATTGGTTTCTAAGCTTTACTAACAGCAAAGGGTTTAAATTTTCCTAAAGAGAGCGAGATTTCTATGCCTCAATTTGACgttgtttgtttatatttttatttgtgttgtactcatctttaaaaataaaaaataaaaagctgcTCAACCCGTGGGTCCAACACAAGCCCATCAGTGGCAAAGTGATCACTAACAAAACTATTCCCATTTATGCTTAACAAGTAGAAACCAATACAACAACAGTACGTTTTTTAATGAGTCACGTGAGTGTCTCATGCTTACTTAAACTAAAGCTACACGACCTGCAGCACATTTGctgatatatattaaaatattaaaactacTGTCGTTTAGATAGAAAATACAAATTGTTTGCTAGTCTCCTAGGATATGCTGCAGAgtcttcaacctttttttttttttttttgtttgatgggAGAGTCTTCAACCTTTTTCATTCAATCTCTGAGACTCCTCTTCAAGATGGAGTGTGGGAGTTTGGATATTAATCACACCGATCTCGGACAATAGCACTGAAAATTGATTGAAGCGATTAGCTTTAATAAGTAAATCCgcaaattattgtttttttagttactttaagatattacaaattttaatataatatttataaattaatttgttacaattaaaaaaaattaatttaggaCTGAATTACTAATCACATTCATAGACAcgttaatttttagaattgtagtaaaaattttattgtctttggcagttttatttattaaagaaaagttatatatatatatatatatatatataaatatatatatatatatatatatatatatatatattcatttttatcCGGGGTTTATACAAGTGTAGATTGTAGGTATATAACAGGAAGATTACAACAAAGATGATTCGAAAGTAACGCAATTTCTAAGAAACTGATGGCAATCTTCCACCCAAATTTATGAAGAGAGATGGGAAAAAGCATAATTAGCAAAAGGAGCCCGTATTTGTTGCTATGACCATAGCATAAACTGGCCgaagcaaataaaaaaagtcCCCAAATACTCATTTAAATCATCTATCAATAAACAGCCCCAAGCATTCAGACATAAACCTGGGGACTGTAAATCTTAATAAGTTAATAATAATGAACtgttcaaaattttccaaaataatgTCCCCCAACCCCAAATATAAGAGTCCGTTTAATTCTAACAATTACAGTACACAAATGAAGCTATGAAACTacttatgtttattttgttttttataattgatGATATCAAAATGTAGAAATTTTCTGCTGTGAAAATCTTAGCAAAATAAATTgaacactcaaaaaaaaaaagtattttatcaaacaataCGTAATAAATCTCACCGCACTTAAATAGAATACATGAAAAATGagttattaataaaaaagaagttttattGATGCTTAAAATATGACGTACACACACTTTGCAACTCACACTATTCACTATTTCACTCATTGCTTTTTTCCTTAGACTTGCTCTCACATTACTTATTCTTGGATATCTATATCACTTCTTATTGGATGCTACGCACTTCTTAGATGCTACTCACTTATTCTCGGATATTCAACACTTCTATTAGATACCTTACACGCATAACCGAAGAAGCAATATATAGAACTTACAAAGGAGACATGACAACTAAGTTGCAATTGTTGAAATCTGATTCCTACAAAGTTGCAATTGTTGAAATCATGGAGAAGAAAAATCAAGGAAAGAATCATGTATTCTTCACATTTTCTCCACACCTTGCTTGTAGTCACACTCACACATGCAAAATAATTGATTATCACCGGCCTAGTGCTAGATTCCGTGATGACTCTCACACAAAAGAGTTATCAATTCTTAGGTGAAagaaatttttcaataaaaacaaGATAAAAGAGACCCATACTTGTGTTTTGGGAAAAATAATACCCTGGATAtatatttcttctctctcccgATAAAGTGTACCTTTTCATGTTTAGGAcctgagaaaaagaaagggaatatatatatatatatatatatataaggggaAATTGTCAATTAcaaattatgtatattttaatAGAGACGGGTTTAAGTTGGTACATGACAACCAAAATTGTTGTCCATGGCAGGGAGGCTAACTAACACTCATCAAGTCGGTGATCTCAACTATCAAGACACATTTACCTTCTTCCTTTGGGATAAAATCGCtagaaccaaaaaattgagagaggggggggggggggggggggggtgcttTTCTGGCTAACCAGGCGTGCAGAATTTGGACATTCCTAACACATTTCTTACAATCCACAGTTTCTAATAATGGATCACATTCTTGGAGTTTTCTGCTAGGGgagagggaaaagaaagaaaaggggtGCCTCATTGTTTTGGCTACATTAAAAAAGTAGTTTCTTGAgagcaaaaatccaaaataaatttgaGTTACAAGCAAGAAGGAAATGCTTGAACAGGAAAACTTCTACTACCGAAATCTCATTACAAACAGCAAGTTAATCTACCTCCAAAAACCAGCacctttatcattttttttttctacagaagatttcaaaattatttaatatttaacaCCAAATTTTTGTCACTAGAAGAAACACAATATTTCAATTCCATGTCATACATGGAAAAAATCTTAGATGAGACAGACGCATGCACCCATTGTCTCACAAGATAACATCTCTGTACATGATACATACCCAAGAAAACAACCACATATAGAGTGCCTCTTATActtaaatttataatgaatgtTACAAGGGGTTTTTaaattcacatttaaaaattCATAATAACATGTCTAAGAATGAATCTTGATGACAGAGTTATAATTTTCTCATGAAAAGAAGCAAGTTTCGTGAGGGGGTCTATacccaaattcaaaagaaatcacaaatttttttcattgggacaatttatcaaacaaataaaatgcaaaaagaatgaACCTAAATTGTGAACTCAGTTTGAGCATGAAACCCCTGAACTGAAGACCCAATACAAAAGTCACTTAAATCATTCCACTTCACACGGGTATCAGAGATAAGCAAGGTCAAACTCAATATTGCTTCTTAGTTCTTCCACGACTCAACGAGTTTGATTAATGCTACACGAGATGACCCGCCCTCACACACTGTAGCCTTAGCTCCTTCTTTCAAGCAATAACTCGTTCCCTAACAGTGGAGTTATTGTTTTCTGAGTCCATTAACTCTCTTACTCGCTTCTCCACCTCTGTTGCACTCACAAACCCGTCCTTTGACTCGTTCATCCACAACGCAATTTTCACATCCTCCACCAACACCACCCTGTTAAACCTTTGCTCCGCGTAAAGGGGCCACGCCACCATTGGCACTCCAGCACACACCACTTCAAGCACTGAGTTCCATCCATAATGACTCACAAACCCACCAACCGAGTTGTGATTCAACACGGCCACCTGTGGTGCCCAGGACTTCACTACCAGTCCCCTCTCTTTCGTACGACCCAAGAAACCCTCAGGAAGTAACGAATCCAAATCTGGGTCAGGCTGAGTTGACACAGCCAAGCTATGATTTTCATCACCACTAGGTGGATTACGCACCACCCATAAGAACCTGTGCCCACTATTTTCCAACCCTGAAGCTATCTCCTTCAACTGCTCTATAGAGAATAACCCCATGCTTCCAAAGCACAAAAACACAACACTTTGACTCGGTTGCGAGTCAAGCCACGTTAAGCACTCGTGTGCCAGGGCCTCATCTTCATTGTGACCACGACTTAATGGTCCTATGTAGTACACAGGGGGTGTGGGATTGTCCGGGACGCATAGCCCATCAGCTATTGCTTGAATAGCTCGTGGCTCCAATGATTCAAAGGTGTTGACAATTATTCCTGCTGAATTAGCCAATGTGATTGAGTATTCTAGAAAGCACTTGTTATTGAGTAATATTTTTGGCAAATCAGAAGATTGAAATGGTGGTACTCCAGGAACGTTAAGGATCTGGGATTTATTGAGGTCTTTGAAATTTATGGTGCTGTTTTTTTGGATGGTAGGGAGATATAGTTTATAAGTCAGAGCAGCGGCACCGGAAGTTGAAAAATGGTAGCCGGGGATGTTGAGTTTGGCTGCAATGGAAAGAGCATTAGAGCAAAAGAAATCCACGATGAGTGCTTGGGTGTTGTAGCTTTTGGAAATGGAAAGGAGAGATTGGTGGACATTGGGATTGTTAAGGTTTATGAACTCAAAGATAAGAGATTCAATGCTTGAATTAGAGGTATTGGGAGGAAGAGTAATGGTGGGGTGATTGTGAAAAGTGATGTATGGTGTGGTAGAAGACACAGCAGCTATGTTTGGAGCTGTGGAGCTAGCTCCATACGGTACCGGAGCGATAAGAATGTGGATGGTGAGTGAAGGCTGGTGGGTGTGTATTAGTTTGCCTAGCTCTACCATGGGAATCAGGTGGCCGGCGGCTGGTGTTGTGTATAGAACTATGGCCTCCATAGCTGCCGATCGAGAAACTAGTGCGGGAGTATCGGTATCGAATTCAATGGAGAAGATAAAACTTAAAAGGAAATAGACCAAATGATTGGTGgtctttttttaaaagaaaattatagtaCTATAGTCTCttcgaatttttttacaatatattttacaaaatgaGGTGACAAATTAACATATATGATTAATTCAGCCAGATCTATAGTGGCAGTTTATGGGGTTATAGCCGCTGTCtaaaaacgctgctatagccctacttttttgtaattaaaaaaaaaaaaccatatataattaaagataaagtttagttacaaaattaattgtaaccttaggctacatactcactcaatatctttttattagaggtgaattttgataaatccaccattgaattacatatttttcttatattctccacgtttgcaaaatttctaggaaattaaagattaatagccatgtggCCCATgtcatttataaatttttaaattgcaagtttttgtaatttaaaatgtGGCCCAAACCATggccaaataaaatttaaaaaaaaaaaaggcctaaaGCCAGACCGTGACCCaatcaaatttctttttatgtttgctCATATTCAAGCTTGAATCTGggcaaacataattttttttttttttttttttttatactagcaAGAGTATACTTAGGTAGAGAAAATCAATGAATGAAATTcccatatataaaaattgttgaaaaataataaagatttgAAGTTTGGTACAGAAGATCAAAGAATGAaattggaaaattgaaaaataaaaagacccaTCAGGAAATTATGGATGAACAATGACCAAAGATTTATGATTtcccctttcaaaatcacaaattcaaacacaaatcctaacacaaacacaaacatagaaatcacaaacacaaaattttcaaatttatgattttccctttcaaaatcacaaacacaaacacaaatttcagatttatgattttcccattcaaaatcacaaacacaaacacaaacacaaacacaaacacaaacacaaatatcacaaacacaaacataaactcACTTGATTGATACGAAATGAACCTAggaaaaacgaaaaagaaaaagatggagaACGACGGTGGAGAAACATGGAGGGAGCGAGGCGGCTGGGCTGAGCCAAGGCAAGGGACCGAATGAGGGTATGGTCGGTGGCAGTGATGCAGGGATGAGAGTGAGAGTGGGCCACTCGGTAATGGTGAGAGGGTGAGGGAGGGGGGCGGCTAGGCTGAGGAGGCTGAGAGGCATTGTATGTTGAGAGAGAGTTGAAAGAAAATGATAGGTttagggttatatatatatatatgggtatttttgaaattttagttttattctaaatgggtcgggttcggCTTCGGCTTCGGGGCAGGTATTGCAAAACCCGGACCcgatttgggttttattttaaaaacccaGACCCGACCCTATTGTTTATTGAGTTAGGTAAAACTTGAACCATTAGGGTAGGGTTGGGTCTGGTCGGGTCAGGTCGGGTAACAATTGTCATCcctaatatccgattgacacaaaatttgacatatgtattaagagcataaaaaacatgcaattcaacggttagattttcaaaatatgcagtaatatttattttattgaatcagTTTATAGCCTTacactacaaccaattttatagctaaactttgtcctataATTAATAAGTAGATTTTAacaacttaataaaaaaatatttaaattaatattttataacaGATGACAGTTTATAAGacttatatagtaaaatttatattgtttttaatataattttctttgtaaattAACTTATGCTTTTTAGTGGCCTGTTgtcttgatttttaattttaagttgttAGTGtgcataattaaaataaaaaaaaaggaaaaaaaaaatttaaaatataaaaaccgGAAGTGCCATACATGCTGCCATTTAATATTTCTATGGTTGAGTTACTTTAAGGCTATATAGTTAATTAAGTTAGTAGAAGAATATATCTCTCAAAACAAAGTTAGTAGAAGAATATTGTATAACTTTGGTTACTAATGATTCCTACAATATTTTCCACGACCTTTtgttttagaaataaaataatatttcttacACATCATTTTGAATTTATCTGCAGATCGATTCTTTTTCAAGCCCAATCATAcctacagtaaaaaaaaaaaaaaaaaaaaaagtccaatcatacctattaaaaaacttggtatgtttctaattatatatttaggTAATAATGGTGGCCTAATATTAAATAAAGACTAGGTTAGGTCTAAACCTCTCATAATACAtacaaaaatgataataaataaatagaatacAAATATCCTACATGATCAAAAACAACCAAATCTTTGTTgtatttaagaaaattaaggatctatttggtaagagatttctagtaatattattgttgttttatGAAAATACAAGTGGATAAAAAAGcatgtaaaaatacgtgtaacgttgtttaaacactaaaaattgttgtttaaatgtTCCCCAATACCTTGGTGTACCGGCTCATTTCTATCATTTCAGTAGTATCTTATTTCAGATTGGCCCAATACCAAGGTTTACCGGCCCAAAAATTGAACTTGCCATCTTTGCATAgcagtttcttcttcttgtccGGTGCATGCCActgtttcttttaatttctgtgTTTTTGCTCTACACAGAAAGTAGAAACCAATGAGTTTTACCGCCAACAAACAACAATTGCTATATCTTTCTTCTTAAATATCTTTTACAGTTTTACTTTTCTCCTTTTATTTAAAATACTTACTTAATGGGCAGACAAGTCTTCGGccttctcttcattttttattcttctaatTCATGGGAAATTGTTTTGTTATTGGGTAAATGGCTCGGGCTTAAGATACTTTGGACATGTTTGCATAAAAAATGGTAAGAAATTagattataattaaatataactaTATAAGTCAACATAGTatacacacaatttttttaaggatcATTGAGcctaatttaattcttttttgctAGAACGTGCTCTAGATTCCGCTTGAGTAAAATCTTCAATCTTGCTCAGTCAATAGAAGTGGTTTCTAGAATTacaaagtaaataacacaaaatTACCACACTTTTCGTTATAGAATTAGCCAATACTaaattttctaacaaaatatacaaaaaatttactCAGCGTTAGCCATAAATTAGACATTGAAAAGATTTATATTGAGAATTTCTCATCACGGTTGACGAGCAAAAGTATTTTCATAACTTTAGTATACAACCATATGTTCCTCATGTTACATCAATCGTCAATAGTATTTTACATCAATTATCAATCGAGTTCGTTAATGGCACTCCATTTTATGTTccttatattcttaacatgcatattaaatttcgttcaaatcaaatgttatttactattcgattaataaacttattttttatacacaaatttaaattacaaaaacttgaaattttaacatttgtttaatgatctttgattttcttgaaattttacaaacatggatgatataataagaatatttaattaaatggttaaattttcaaaattttcactcaatataaagatatatgaagagtttcaatgatttttctttaaactagtttagagagaaattaTGTTCATCAATATGaatctttattaaattaaatattatgttAGTGAAAACTAAATTGTTATATTTATACAAGTTTCAGAAGGAATTAAAAAGTGTCATTTCATTAAACTTTTAGAAGTACGTCGTTTTGTAAAATCTTAAGAGAGATTGGTTTAATTTAcccattttataataaatgctaGATGAACGGGTCGACCAAGTCAAAATTTGATTGATCAGATTAAAGTGGACTGTTATTCCTATTACATATAACATATTCTTTTGTTTGATCAGTTTAGGCGGGTTAATGGTTCTTgttcaaattttattaagtcTAATCCAGAGTGAGAGAAGGAGAATAAGATGTTGATGCATGAGTGCTGACCTGcatttcagtttttattttacgGTTCTCTAGTTTCTTCTAAAGATCTAAGACAACCGTGGGCCAGAAAGCAGAGAAAGCAAATAAGTATAGAGTTCTTTCTAGGTTTTTTCCAGAGCAAAATACGAGATCTTTCTAGAGTGAAGATTAGAAATTGAAAGCCCATGAGTGTAAATCCAAGCCCTATTTAGTGGTTTGACCATATGGCAAGTTGAATTTGTGTGCTGTGACTGGAAGCTACGAGAGACATAGTCTTTTTGCTGATATGGCAGCACATGGTCATGGAAGAAACCACACACTTGGGGCGAGTCATAACCTGGGGAATGGGGTAGGTGGACGCAACCTAGGAAATGACTTTGTACTTCCATGTAAAACAATGCCACCCCAGAACCAGAAACAGCATCTAAATGGACCAACCATCATTATAAAAACTTAGTCCATTCTATTATGTCTCTTATTGCTGTCCAGCTATTTAGCAACTTTAGTTCCCACTCTGACTCCACCAGCCAATTTTtatattcaaagaaaaaaaacattccTCTTAGTATGATCCCCACTTGGACCAGTATATATAGCCAACATACAAAATCCATTCCAGAAACCACTTGAAGTCATAAACTAGCATCTAAAAACAGTGTATATGGCTGCttctttttcatattataattcAAATGTCTTTGTAGTGGCTGTGACCACATCTCTTTTGGTTGGCTCCTTGTTGGTGGCCTCAGCTGGTAACTTCAACCAAGATGTTGATATCACATGGGGAGATGGCCGTGCTAAGATACTCAACAATGGCAAGCTTCTTACCCTCTCTCTTGACAAAACCTCTGGCTCGGGCTTCCAATCTAAGAATGAATACTTGTTTGGAAAAATTGATATGAAACTTAAGCTTGTCCCTGGCAATTCTGCTGGCACAGTCACTGCCTACTATGTAAGTTCATGTCCAAATATTTGTTGCTTAAAATCACAATAAACTTCATAGTTTTTGTCACAACTTATTGAAGCGGTAGATTGTGATTAGTGTaacattaatttattatcaGATAATTATTGACATATACTAATCAAGCTTGTCAGGTTggtaattgtgaaatttgttcaATCATTATCTAACCAATTGGTCAGAGCTCATATTTATACAAATATGTAAAAATGTTTATGTTGCAGTTACGCTCACAAGGTTCATCATGGGATGAGATAGACTTTGAGTTCTTGGGGAACCTGAGTGGTGATCCTTATATTGTCCATACTAATGTTTACACCCATGGCAAGGGCGACAGAGAGCAGCAATTCTACCTCTGGTTCGACCCCACGGCTGACTTTCACACTTATTCCATACTATGGAACCCAGGAAACATTATGTAAGTAATTAAGCATAAACGTCCATGTATATGATGAGTAGTAATTGTCTCACACTTTCAATACCCATACTTTACACATATACATCATTTAAAAAGTGTGTATATtgtattcacaatttttttcaaaatgtgtACGTAGATATTGTGAATATTGGGATTGTGATAcaataattttcctaaaaatatattCCATGATAAACTCAATTGAGAACatgacattttaaaatttatttttacattgaaaAAGTTAACAGATGCTTTAAGATTATtgatttaggaaatatttttagtaactttttaggtgaaaaaaaaaaaaaaaaacttatttttttgactttttttttaaatatttctaatgaaaatggtatcaaaacattttttaaatggtcTATTAACAAATACCTTAAAACCACAtattaacttttatattttacattttcacggtttgtatttatttttacatttcaCATAGTACAAATTACCATGAttagatttataaatttaattaaaaaaaaaaaagagaatatcacttttttttgggtgcatggCTTCTCGCATTGGCTTGTGCATCACTAATTTGTTTCTTTATTCAGATTCTACGTTGATGGTAGACCAATTAGAGAGTTCAAGAACTTGGAGTCTTTTGGCATTCCTTACCCGAAGAACCAGTCAATGAGGGTGTACTCTAGCTTATGGAACGCTGATGATTGGGCCACAAGAGGAGGGCTTGTGAAGACGGACTGGACTCAAGCACCTTTCACTGCTTCCTTCCGGAGCTTCAATGCCAATGCTTGTATTTGGTCTAATGGTGTGTCTTCTTGTAGCTCATCCAACTCTACCAGTAAGGCATGGCTCTCCCAAGAGCTCGATTCTAGGAGCCAAAAGAGGCTGACATGGGTGCAGAAGAATTACATGGTCTACAATTATTGCTCGGACACAAAGCGATTCCCTCAGGGCCTCCCACTGGAATGCACTGTCACCACCAAGGCATAGGATGCAAAATTTCGTAGGAAAATTTTTTACGTGCTCAAGTTATTGTTTCTATTGCACggaatttgttttctttgtgccattttgattattaaaaagACAATAACGGACCATTTCTGTAGTGGGATGTActataaattgataaaattaaatgcttgataaagttttctttttgCTAGAGGAACATCGAAACTATGCATGAATATTTTAGCAaggagtagaatgggaccctaAACACACTGAAAAAGAATATAATGTTCTATTTGGACTAATAAAGTTACAAATGGGACTCTAGGTTTGTTAGCTTCGGCCTAGCCTGATTAAATTTAACGTCCCTtgcaatatttatttaatttttcatttttactacacgtttttttagagaaaaatttcTACACGTTTGTTCAAGGCTAAAGTACAATGTCATATGTTTGCTTGTGTTTTGGCAATGAACGGATAGGACCATTCATCAAAAATAGAATGGATAGGACTTAGGAGGGTACGAAGTTTTGGTGTTTAATTTGCCTCTATAAGGTGTTGTCTTTGAATGGATGAGTGTACAAATAAGCCACgtagtgacattttttttttttttttttttttttttgaatacgGGAGTGGCATTGcagtttaggaaaaaaaaagttggataGGTAATGCATTTGTTTGTTCAACAGGCTAAAGGACAATGTCATATGTTTGCTTGTGTTTTGGCAATGAATGGTTTGCTTGTGTTTTAATTTGGCAATGAATGGATAGGaccattcatcaaaaaaagaatggaTGGGACTTAGGAGGTTACGAAGTTTTGGTGTTTTATTTGCCTCTGTAAGGTGTTTTCTTTGAATGGATGAATGTACAAATAAGCCAAgtagtgacattttttttttaatatgggaGTGGCATTgcagtttaaaaaagaaaaaaagttggaTAGGTAAtgcatttgttttattttttacatctttttcaaCCGGTGAAAAAGCACATGCAATGCATTTGCTTGTCTTTCCACAATTCAGTGGAAGTCTATAAATTAGTACAATTTGGcagaaaaattattaggtacatTTAGGATACAAGTATATAATATCCCCATC
This DNA window, taken from Quercus robur chromosome 2, dhQueRobu3.1, whole genome shotgun sequence, encodes the following:
- the LOC126715795 gene encoding xyloglucan endotransglucosylase/hydrolase protein 22-like, whose product is MAASFSYYNSNVFVVAVTTSLLVGSLLVASAGNFNQDVDITWGDGRAKILNNGKLLTLSLDKTSGSGFQSKNEYLFGKIDMKLKLVPGNSAGTVTAYYLRSQGSSWDEIDFEFLGNLSGDPYIVHTNVYTHGKGDREQQFYLWFDPTADFHTYSILWNPGNIIFYVDGRPIREFKNLESFGIPYPKNQSMRVYSSLWNADDWATRGGLVKTDWTQAPFTASFRSFNANACIWSNGVSSCSSSNSTSKAWLSQELDSRSQKRLTWVQKNYMVYNYCSDTKRFPQGLPLECTVTTKA